The following coding sequences lie in one Streptomyces sp. NBC_01224 genomic window:
- a CDS encoding alpha/beta fold hydrolase, with amino-acid sequence MDELLEDETPVVVGMSCRFAGSDGLEEYWERLRLGRSAVGTTGRWAGEEDGAAFVGGFLDGHQDFDARFFRISPNEAQCMDPQQRILLQSVQHAVDDSYLTPADLRDLDCGVFVAGLPGDYRSLMAQRGDLVHGTHSFLGNAPSTLSGRISYFYDITGPSITLDSACSSSLAALHEAVLNIRAGQCRAAVVGAVSVFSTPEVLRFAQRSRMSSPEGASLPFTDAADGFVPAEGAASLVVMRYDEARARGLRIYGAIQATGTNHNGTTNGLMAPSSQLQSRLIAGLYERERIDVSRIAYLETHGTGTPLGDPIELEGLRSAFRKAGGEGCHLGAVKPLIGHTLVASGLASVVKALLAFHHETIPPVAATGDAVSYLDVAPFRVNREPLPWPRDKPLCAISAFGFTGSNGHVILRKLPDGPTGQDAVDRRPGRALPFCLSAASRDSLATLAGRTRALVAELPDDRLWDLSQLLLRRPRHPHEQVVVARTRGELLTALDALARTGQGGRAPRAADIDRLEAALRDLVVLWRAQDSTSALGRRLDAPADLARIALPAYPFEKRRHWVLEDTPAPESEPEPEPERGPEPVDDGLVDQLCAQLSDLLGFEEGSGEVVPGTRIVTLGLDSLSAVQLLSPYQKAGSPIKAHDLFRHETVAELAAAIGGTPAGPKKEARAPGDAAADPARPARRAAPLIKWAQYGDTGRPTLLLPPLNCDQRAWTQQIPALLREGRKIYVPTYPGHADTPFDEERFSFEALADEVADFLRDTAGGPADLVGWSLGGCVSTLTALRHPERVASLTLVSCAPRYGEDAFERTLDLREELRVHGGLLEAVFGAGGNLAERFGANASMDILRCYYAALTDFDVVDRLPDLTTDCLVVRGLGDCVLDEEAVAQYAKVPRARVREFADHGHYVPLTAARDFNTTLTEFWAERA; translated from the coding sequence ATGGACGAGCTGCTTGAGGATGAGACCCCGGTCGTGGTCGGCATGTCCTGCCGGTTCGCCGGCAGCGACGGCCTGGAGGAGTACTGGGAACGCCTGCGGCTCGGCCGCAGCGCCGTGGGCACCACCGGGCGCTGGGCGGGGGAGGAGGACGGCGCCGCCTTCGTCGGCGGTTTCCTGGACGGGCACCAGGACTTCGACGCACGGTTCTTCCGGATATCGCCGAACGAGGCGCAGTGCATGGACCCGCAGCAGCGGATCCTGCTGCAGTCGGTGCAGCACGCCGTCGACGACAGCTATCTGACGCCCGCGGACCTGCGCGACCTGGACTGCGGCGTGTTCGTCGCCGGGCTGCCCGGCGACTACCGCTCGCTGATGGCGCAGCGCGGCGACCTCGTCCACGGAACCCACAGCTTCCTGGGCAACGCGCCCTCGACGCTGTCGGGCCGCATCTCCTACTTCTACGACATCACCGGCCCGTCGATCACGCTGGACAGCGCGTGCTCCTCGTCGCTGGCGGCGCTGCACGAGGCGGTGCTCAACATCCGGGCCGGACAGTGCCGTGCTGCGGTCGTCGGCGCCGTGTCGGTCTTCAGCACCCCCGAGGTGCTGCGCTTCGCACAGCGTTCCCGGATGAGCTCCCCCGAAGGCGCGTCGCTGCCCTTCACCGACGCCGCCGACGGATTCGTCCCGGCCGAGGGCGCCGCGTCGCTCGTCGTCATGCGGTACGACGAGGCCCGCGCCCGGGGGCTGCGGATCTACGGCGCGATCCAGGCGACCGGCACCAACCACAACGGCACCACCAACGGCCTGATGGCGCCGAGTTCGCAGCTGCAGTCCCGGCTGATCGCCGGGCTCTACGAGCGCGAGCGGATCGACGTCTCGCGGATCGCCTATCTGGAGACGCACGGCACCGGGACGCCGCTGGGCGACCCCATCGAGCTGGAGGGCCTGCGGTCCGCCTTCCGCAAGGCCGGCGGCGAGGGCTGCCACCTCGGCGCCGTGAAACCGCTCATCGGGCACACCCTGGTGGCCTCCGGCCTCGCGAGCGTCGTCAAGGCACTGCTCGCCTTCCACCACGAGACGATCCCGCCGGTGGCCGCCACCGGCGACGCGGTCTCCTACCTCGACGTCGCACCGTTCAGGGTCAACCGGGAACCGCTGCCGTGGCCGCGGGACAAGCCGCTGTGCGCCATCAGCGCCTTCGGCTTCACCGGCTCCAACGGGCACGTGATCCTGCGCAAGCTGCCCGACGGGCCGACGGGCCAGGACGCGGTGGACCGCCGCCCCGGGCGGGCGCTCCCCTTCTGCCTGTCGGCCGCGTCACGCGACAGCCTCGCGACGCTGGCCGGCCGCACCCGGGCACTGGTCGCCGAGCTGCCGGACGACCGGCTCTGGGACCTCTCCCAGCTGCTGCTGCGCCGCCCGCGCCACCCGCACGAGCAGGTGGTGGTGGCCCGTACCCGGGGCGAACTCCTCACCGCCCTCGACGCGTTGGCACGGACCGGCCAGGGCGGCCGGGCGCCCCGTGCCGCGGATATCGACCGTCTTGAGGCCGCCCTGCGCGACCTCGTCGTCCTGTGGCGGGCGCAGGACAGCACCTCCGCCCTCGGCCGCAGGCTGGACGCACCGGCCGACCTGGCACGGATCGCGCTGCCCGCCTACCCCTTCGAGAAGCGGCGGCACTGGGTGCTCGAGGACACCCCCGCACCAGAATCCGAACCAGAACCCGAACCGGAAAGGGGGCCGGAACCTGTGGACGACGGCCTCGTCGACCAACTGTGCGCTCAACTGTCGGACCTGCTGGGCTTCGAGGAGGGATCGGGCGAGGTCGTACCCGGCACCAGAATCGTCACGCTCGGCCTGGACTCGCTCTCGGCCGTCCAACTGCTGAGCCCCTATCAGAAGGCCGGAAGCCCCATCAAGGCGCACGACCTCTTCCGCCACGAGACGGTGGCCGAGCTCGCCGCCGCCATCGGCGGCACTCCGGCCGGGCCGAAGAAGGAGGCACGGGCCCCCGGCGACGCGGCGGCGGACCCGGCCCGCCCCGCCCGCCGAGCCGCACCGCTGATCAAGTGGGCCCAGTACGGCGACACGGGGCGGCCCACCCTGCTGCTCCCGCCGCTCAACTGTGACCAGCGGGCATGGACCCAGCAGATCCCGGCGCTGCTCAGGGAAGGGCGTAAGATCTACGTCCCCACGTATCCGGGGCACGCGGACACCCCCTTCGACGAGGAGCGCTTCTCCTTCGAGGCGCTCGCGGACGAGGTGGCCGACTTCCTGCGGGACACCGCGGGCGGCCCGGCAGACCTCGTCGGCTGGTCCCTGGGCGGCTGCGTCTCGACCCTGACCGCCCTGCGGCACCCGGAGCGCGTCGCCTCGCTGACCCTCGTCAGCTGCGCGCCCCGCTACGGCGAGGACGCCTTCGAGCGGACCCTCGACCTGCGCGAGGAACTGCGCGTGCACGGGGGCCTGCTGGAAGCGGTGTTCGGCGCGGGCGGCAACCTGGCCGAGAGGTTCGGCGCGAACGCTTCGATGGACATCCTGCGCTGCTACTACGCGGCGCTGACGGACTTCGACGTCGTCGACCGGCTCCCGGACCTCACCACGGACTGCCTGGTGGTCCGCGGACTGGGCGACTGCGTCCTCGACGAGGAAGCGGTCGCGCAGTACGCCAAGGTCCCCAGGGCGCGGGTGCGTGAGTTCGCGGACCACGGGCACTACGTGCCGCTCACCGCGGCGCGGGACTTCAACACGACGCTGACGGAGTTCTGGGCCGAGCGCGCCTGA